The following are encoded together in the Mammaliicoccus vitulinus genome:
- a CDS encoding acyltransferase family protein has product MNRKHEITYARAIFCLIIVAVHILSNYLRDVELQDSNRMIVLSFQILILFATPCFIILSESLISMVYKDKLPQNFLLKRFKYIMIPYFLIGSFYIYTKYEVEGNKETYWQLYKDQLLIGNWYGWFVIVIFQFYILHMLFHKALSKSNPFIILMISFVISFTHSFLMYDNETYIHWWNEYYPLFHRTSILYWLFYFIFGFYLGRYYNEVLAFIEKRYIWLVSSLAVVIMSIIYSIYQNDVTVVQSNRYDILLYSVLAFLFILLIAKKLAKFDISFLYFIGEISFFIYLTHKIMVYYMAKYTFHFIDQFFIYNIATYLFALSLSVGLAVILSFLPFSRFLIGRNSINSMIKGNYNMR; this is encoded by the coding sequence ATGAATAGAAAACATGAAATTACATATGCTAGGGCAATATTTTGTTTAATTATTGTAGCAGTTCATATATTGTCCAATTATTTAAGAGATGTAGAATTACAAGATAGTAACAGAATGATTGTATTGTCATTTCAAATCTTAATACTTTTTGCTACACCATGCTTTATCATATTGTCAGAGTCATTAATATCAATGGTATATAAAGATAAATTACCTCAGAATTTTTTATTGAAAAGATTCAAGTATATTATGATTCCGTATTTCTTAATAGGTTCATTTTATATTTATACTAAGTACGAAGTTGAGGGTAATAAAGAAACATATTGGCAATTATATAAAGATCAATTATTAATTGGAAATTGGTATGGTTGGTTTGTAATCGTCATATTCCAATTTTACATTTTACACATGTTGTTCCATAAAGCGTTAAGTAAATCAAACCCATTTATTATACTAATGATTAGTTTTGTTATTAGTTTTACACATTCGTTTTTAATGTACGATAATGAGACATATATTCATTGGTGGAACGAGTATTATCCATTATTTCATAGAACATCAATCTTATATTGGTTATTCTATTTTATATTTGGGTTCTATTTAGGAAGATATTATAATGAAGTGCTCGCTTTTATAGAGAAAAGATATATTTGGTTAGTAAGTAGTCTTGCCGTTGTTATCATGTCGATTATTTATTCCATATATCAAAATGATGTTACAGTAGTTCAATCTAATAGATATGATATTCTTTTATATTCAGTATTAGCATTCTTATTTATATTATTAATTGCTAAAAAGTTAGCGAAATTTGATATTAGTTTCTTATACTTTATAGGTGAAATATCATTCTTTATTTATTTAACACATAAAATAATGGTTTATTATATGGCAAAGTATACGTTCCACTTTATAGATCAATTCTTCATTTATAATATAGCGACGTATTTATTCGCATTATCATTAAGTGTAGGGCTTGCAGTAATACTTTCATTTTTACCTTTTTCTAGATTTTTAATAGGTAGAAATTCCATTAATTCTATGATTAAAGGTAATTACAATATGCGCTAG
- a CDS encoding thiolase family protein, producing MEPVIVAAKRTPFGKYGGIFKHLEPEMLLNPLYEYLLNEHSDALENLSEVVLGNVVGNGGNIARKSLLEAKLSKHIPGVTIDRQCGSGLEAVTYACRMIQANAGEIYIAGGVESTSRSPWKIKRPQSVYESDVPNFFERASFAPDGEDPSMIEAAENVAQVYQVSREAQDEFAYSSHQKTIAAIEQGHISHEILPVKVRNEWIDRDESIKPRLNLKTLSRLKPLIKDGTVTVGNSCMKNDGAVLLLIMSKEKAVSLGYHEGLEFVDSVVKGVDPNILGIGPVPAIEQLLKKRDLSINQIDGIEFNEAFSSQVLASKEMLNIPDDKFNIYGGALAIGHPYSASGAQLITRLFHMKHIDTSIATMGIGGGMGHAALFKRWNGSH from the coding sequence ATGGAACCAGTTATTGTAGCTGCAAAAAGAACACCATTTGGTAAATATGGTGGGATATTTAAACATTTAGAACCTGAAATGTTATTAAATCCTTTATATGAATATTTATTGAATGAACATAGTGATGCTTTAGAAAATTTATCAGAAGTCGTGTTAGGGAATGTCGTAGGAAATGGTGGAAATATAGCAAGAAAGTCATTGTTAGAAGCTAAATTATCCAAACATATACCTGGTGTAACAATTGATAGACAGTGCGGTTCTGGACTTGAAGCTGTTACGTATGCTTGCAGAATGATACAAGCAAACGCTGGAGAGATCTATATTGCAGGTGGTGTAGAAAGTACGAGCAGATCACCATGGAAAATAAAAAGACCACAGTCAGTTTATGAATCCGATGTTCCAAACTTTTTTGAAAGGGCTTCTTTTGCACCTGATGGAGAAGATCCATCAATGATTGAAGCGGCTGAAAATGTTGCTCAAGTTTATCAAGTTTCAAGAGAAGCTCAAGATGAGTTTGCATATTCTAGTCATCAAAAAACGATAGCTGCTATAGAACAAGGGCATATATCTCATGAAATATTACCAGTTAAAGTGAGGAATGAGTGGATTGATCGTGATGAAAGCATTAAACCAAGGTTGAATTTAAAGACATTGTCTCGCTTAAAGCCATTAATTAAAGATGGCACTGTGACTGTCGGTAATAGTTGTATGAAAAATGATGGTGCAGTTTTACTTTTGATTATGAGTAAAGAAAAAGCCGTTTCATTAGGATATCATGAAGGTTTAGAATTTGTAGATAGTGTTGTGAAAGGTGTAGATCCAAATATATTAGGTATCGGTCCTGTGCCCGCAATTGAGCAATTGTTAAAAAAGCGTGATTTAAGTATTAACCAAATTGATGGTATTGAATTTAACGAAGCGTTCAGCTCACAAGTATTAGCATCTAAAGAGATGTTAAACATCCCTGATGATAAGTTTAATATTTATGGAGGTGCATTAGCTATAGGCCATCCATACAGTGCAAGTGGCGCTCAGCTTATAACGCGATTATTTCATATGAAGCATATCGACACATCGATTGCTACAATGGGAATAGGAGGAGGAATGGGGCATGCAGCACTATTCAAAAGATGGAATGGAAGTCATTAA
- a CDS encoding ABC transporter permease has product MHAVFTVIKEHVKNFYLIQRLAQFQLKISNHDNYLGLVWELINPVLQIFVYWFAFGFGIRQNGPVDGVPFILYLLVGISMWFFVNQGILEGTKSIGTKFNQVAKMNFPLSAIPAYILTSKFYGHIILVAVIVLLCIPAGIVPSIYILQLFIYLPLVYLFAFSVSLLTSTLGVLIRDTQMAMQAILRMLFYMSPILWIPDKGSVIEMIMKLNPVFFFAEGYRAAILYDNWYLIEHWQLALYNICVTILFFVVGAILHIKFRQRFADFI; this is encoded by the coding sequence ATGCATGCTGTGTTTACGGTGATAAAAGAGCACGTTAAAAACTTTTATTTAATACAAAGATTAGCGCAATTCCAATTAAAAATTTCCAATCATGATAACTATCTTGGACTAGTGTGGGAATTAATTAATCCTGTCCTACAAATATTTGTTTATTGGTTTGCATTTGGATTTGGTATTCGACAGAATGGTCCAGTTGATGGTGTACCATTTATATTATATTTATTAGTCGGTATTAGTATGTGGTTCTTCGTGAACCAAGGCATACTTGAAGGAACTAAGTCTATCGGTACTAAATTCAATCAAGTAGCAAAAATGAACTTTCCGTTATCAGCAATTCCGGCATATATTTTAACAAGTAAATTTTATGGTCATATAATCTTAGTTGCTGTAATAGTCTTACTTTGTATTCCAGCGGGAATAGTTCCTTCTATATACATTTTACAACTATTTATATATTTACCTTTAGTTTATTTATTTGCATTTTCAGTATCATTGCTGACGTCAACATTAGGTGTGCTTATACGTGATACTCAAATGGCGATGCAAGCTATATTAAGAATGTTATTCTATATGTCACCGATATTATGGATACCAGATAAAGGGTCTGTTATCGAAATGATTATGAAATTAAACCCAGTATTTTTCTTTGCTGAAGGCTATAGAGCTGCAATTCTTTATGATAATTGGTACTTAATAGAGCATTGGCAACTAGCACTTTATAACATATGTGTTACGATATTATTCTTTGTTGTAGGTGCAATTTTACACATTAAATTCAGACAAAGGTTTGCTGATTTTATTTAA
- the tagH gene encoding teichoic acids export ABC transporter ATP-binding subunit TagH: MNETVIINNLTKEYKIFRNNKERLKDVFLPKHQSKRFFALQDITFTAYEGDIIGLVGINGSGKSTLSNIIGGSLQPTGGEIERHGDVNVIAINSGLNTQLNGVDNIEYKMLLLGFSKKQIKELTPEIIEFSELGEFIYQPVKKYSSGMKSKLGFAINVTVNPDILVIDEALSVGDQTFTKKSLDKMNQFKEAGKTIFFVSHNIGQVKDFCTKIAWIEGGKLKEFGSTEEILPKYESFLKAFNKKSAKDKKAFKDELDATRFYIK, translated from the coding sequence ATGAATGAAACAGTTATCATTAATAATCTAACAAAAGAATATAAAATTTTCCGTAACAATAAAGAAAGATTAAAGGATGTATTTTTACCGAAACATCAGTCTAAACGATTTTTTGCCCTACAAGATATTACTTTCACTGCATATGAAGGTGACATTATTGGTTTGGTAGGTATAAATGGTTCTGGTAAATCAACTTTAAGTAATATTATAGGTGGATCGCTGCAACCTACAGGTGGCGAAATAGAACGTCATGGTGATGTGAATGTTATAGCAATAAATTCTGGATTAAATACACAATTAAATGGTGTAGATAATATTGAATATAAAATGCTATTACTTGGCTTTTCAAAAAAACAAATTAAAGAACTAACACCTGAAATTATAGAATTCTCAGAGTTAGGAGAATTCATATATCAACCAGTTAAAAAATATTCTAGTGGTATGAAATCGAAATTAGGCTTTGCAATTAATGTAACTGTAAATCCGGATATCCTAGTTATTGATGAAGCCTTATCTGTAGGCGATCAAACTTTCACTAAAAAAAGTTTAGATAAAATGAATCAATTTAAAGAAGCAGGAAAAACAATATTCTTTGTCAGCCATAACATCGGTCAAGTTAAAGATTTTTGTACTAAAATAGCTTGGATTGAAGGCGGAAAGCTAAAAGAATTTGGTTCTACTGAAGAAATATTACCGAAATATGAATCATTCTTAAAAGCATTTAATAAAAAGTCTGCTAAAGATAAAAAAGCGTTTAAAGATGAATTAGATGCCACTCGATTTTATATTAAGTAA
- a CDS encoding IS3 family transposase (programmed frameshift): MTRKMKVDINILLKAFELYEEGYSFLNVIEMLSLNITHGRLGEKYHRYKLYGINGLLPKTKNNSYSSSFKLQIVNEYFNEDLSLTQLAIKYNISSHTTIRNWIKRYTMGKENKTYSPKPEVYTMKARKTSLEERIKIVKDYIENNSDYKTIAEKYSVTYGQVYNWVKKYKAHGNAGLEDGRGKGKPQSIMTEEEIKDAEIKALKERNKYLEMENEVLKKPERIRKRDDESKSKQIASYKTIKALKNKYPIKWLCSVLGINRSSYYKWTNRKQSKRELENNALMEDINDIYHQYQGIYGYRRIYIYIRLKLNKRVNHKRVYRLMKQLKLKAIICRKAKRYNSFTPEVTAQNILNRSFNEVEKNKKWLTDVTEFKLKNGKKIYLSAIYDLGSKKILSYELSSTNNNQLVFNTFDKAVKQVKNTKGIIFHSDRGFQYTSRRFKAKLRNHNMIQSMSRVGCCIDNGPMESGWGMMKSEIYKGKKNFSFINYEQAVIEITKYIRFYNTNRITLKMAESIA, encoded by the exons ATGACTAGAAAAATGAAAGTAGATATCAATATCTTATTGAAAGCTTTTGAATTATATGAGGAAGGATATAGCTTTTTAAACGTGATTGAGATGTTATCATTAAATATTACTCATGGTAGATTAGGGGAAAAATATCATAGGTATAAATTATATGGCATTAATGGATTGTTACCTAAAACAAAAAATAACTCATATTCATCATCTTTTAAATTACAAATTGTTAATGAGTATTTTAATGAGGATTTATCTTTAACACAGTTGGCTATTAAATATAATATTTCTTCACATACTACTATTCGTAATTGGATAAAACGTTATACTATGGGTAAAGAGAACAAAACATATTCTCCAAAACCCGAGGTGTATACGATGAAAGCGAGAAAAACGAGTTTAGAAGAACGTATTAAAATAGTTAAAGATTACATAGAAAATAATAGTGATTATAAAACAATCGCTGAAAAATACTCAGTGACTTATGGCCAAGTTTATAATTGGGTAAAAAAATATAAAGCTCATGGTAATGCTGGTTTAGAAGATGGAAGAGGCAAAGGGAAACCTCAATCCATAATGACAGAAGAAGAAATAAAAGATGCTGAAATTAAAGCATTAAAAGAACGAAATAAATATTTAGAAATGGAGAACGAGGTTTTAAAAAAGC CGGAGAGAATTCGAAAGAGAGATGATGAATCAAAAAGTAAACAAATCGCGTCGTACAAAACGATCAAAGCGCTAAAAAATAAATACCCAATTAAGTGGTTATGTAGTGTTTTAGGAATAAATAGATCAAGTTATTATAAATGGACAAACAGAAAACAATCTAAGAGAGAGCTTGAAAACAATGCATTAATGGAAGATATCAACGATATCTATCATCAATATCAAGGTATTTATGGTTATAGACGCATTTACATCTATATTCGTCTTAAATTAAATAAACGTGTAAATCATAAGCGAGTATATAGATTAATGAAGCAATTAAAATTAAAAGCTATTATATGTCGCAAAGCCAAGCGATATAACTCTTTTACTCCTGAAGTAACTGCACAAAATATTTTAAATAGATCATTTAATGAAGTTGAGAAAAATAAAAAATGGTTAACTGATGTGACTGAATTCAAATTAAAGAATGGTAAGAAAATATACTTAAGTGCTATATATGATTTAGGTAGCAAAAAAATTTTAAGCTATGAATTGAGTAGTACAAATAATAACCAATTAGTATTTAATACATTTGATAAAGCTGTTAAACAAGTGAAAAATACCAAGGGTATTATATTTCATAGTGATAGAGGTTTTCAATATACTTCTAGAAGATTCAAAGCAAAATTAAGAAATCATAACATGATTCAAAGTATGTCGCGTGTAGGTTGTTGTATTGATAATGGTCCAATGGAATCAGGATGGGGAATGATGAAAAGTGAAATCTATAAAGGAAAAAAGAATTTTTCTTTTATAAATTATGAACAAGCAGTGATTGAAATAACAAAATACATTCGTTTCTATAATACTAATCGAATTACATTAAAAATGGCCGAATCTATAGCTTAG
- a CDS encoding glycosyltransferase family 2 protein, producing the protein MEVSVIIPIYNAEKTIEETIHSIKSNYEHEIICINDGSKDKSADIISKIDNPNIILVNRENKGAAATRNEGISIAKGKYIMFCDADDKLGDGIIDKMVGAIKENNTDIVVGKVLHLIGEEVRPIKTYNELSAIEHTSLNRTPEITQSIGPYGKLYKNEIIRDIRFDEDITFCEEHTFNLKAWSNSKITIIDDQAYLYNIGIEDSIVATSYKHIEKYLNDATEVRKRTLDILSGLKEKVSNYYSYRMDYLIIYFLIRNNFMKVDDLNHLLNPAVNYLNVVETIETDSVHDLKELVLTISTGAHYNKYVEVSKGLKVDFDKKTYRNYQMKLLKLKTKMNLRNIRNKSKKIAH; encoded by the coding sequence ATGGAAGTAAGTGTCATTATACCCATTTATAACGCCGAAAAAACAATAGAAGAAACAATTCATTCTATAAAAAGTAACTATGAACATGAAATCATTTGTATTAATGATGGCTCTAAAGACAAAAGTGCAGATATTATTAGTAAAATAGATAATCCTAATATCATTTTAGTAAACAGAGAGAATAAAGGCGCAGCAGCAACGAGAAATGAAGGGATTAGCATTGCTAAAGGCAAGTACATTATGTTTTGTGACGCTGATGATAAATTAGGCGATGGAATAATTGATAAAATGGTAGGTGCGATAAAAGAAAACAACACAGATATAGTTGTAGGGAAAGTATTACATTTAATTGGTGAAGAAGTTCGACCAATTAAAACTTATAACGAACTATCAGCTATCGAACATACTTCATTAAATAGGACACCTGAGATTACTCAGTCAATAGGACCATATGGTAAATTATATAAAAATGAAATTATAAGAGATATTAGATTTGATGAAGATATAACTTTTTGTGAGGAACATACATTTAATTTAAAAGCGTGGTCAAACAGTAAAATTACAATAATAGACGACCAAGCATATTTATATAATATTGGTATTGAAGATTCGATTGTTGCAACAAGCTATAAACATATTGAAAAGTATTTAAATGATGCAACAGAAGTAAGAAAGAGAACTTTGGATATTTTGAGTGGTTTAAAAGAAAAGGTGAGTAATTATTATAGCTATAGAATGGACTATTTAATAATTTACTTTTTAATCCGCAATAATTTCATGAAAGTAGACGATCTAAATCATTTATTAAATCCAGCCGTCAATTATTTGAATGTTGTTGAGACGATTGAAACGGATAGTGTTCATGACTTAAAAGAATTGGTTTTAACAATTTCTACTGGTGCTCATTACAATAAGTATGTAGAAGTATCGAAAGGCTTGAAAGTAGACTTTGACAAGAAAACTTATAGAAATTACCAAATGAAACTTTTAAAACTTAAAACGAAAATGAATTTAAGAAATATAAGAAATAAAAGTAAAAAAATAGCTCATTAA
- a CDS encoding CDP-glycerol glycerophosphotransferase family protein: protein MIRSVIKQIYLSALLIFNRFFKHNIKSRNAVVFMTFKEDVLPIIEALKNENYHITIIAHPQWIEFANNLEVDKVINLRNKYVLQQLKAIKNSKTIIIDTYYLLLGSISKSAEQNVFQTWHAAGALKKFGLEDNSINKNNKQLIKNYLAVYHFTDYYLVSSDIMKEVFIKSLDAKAEQMLPFGLPRLDHYKNKHISHEHSKKMALYAPTYRDYTTDIHTIDKNEFEQMCPNYELITKLHPSIKNYDSDERDIQELVEMADVIITDYSSLSIEASILNKPIVFYCYDEEKYDEMRGLNKHYYEMTKENKAYDLDTLYKLVNQSKLNNEIKPMWHQYTNFDATKKLIDFINKGA from the coding sequence GTGATTAGAAGTGTGATTAAACAAATTTATCTTTCAGCATTACTTATATTTAATCGATTTTTTAAACATAATATAAAAAGTAGAAATGCTGTCGTGTTTATGACATTTAAAGAAGACGTGCTACCAATAATTGAAGCATTAAAAAATGAAAATTATCATATTACTATAATTGCCCATCCACAATGGATAGAATTTGCAAATAACTTAGAAGTTGATAAAGTGATAAACTTAAGAAACAAATATGTATTGCAACAATTAAAGGCTATTAAAAATAGTAAGACGATTATTATCGATACATATTATTTATTACTAGGCAGTATAAGTAAATCAGCTGAACAAAATGTTTTTCAAACTTGGCATGCTGCTGGAGCATTGAAAAAATTTGGGCTTGAAGATAATAGTATTAATAAAAATAATAAGCAGTTAATTAAAAATTATTTGGCGGTTTATCATTTTACTGATTATTATCTTGTAAGTTCAGACATTATGAAAGAAGTGTTTATAAAAAGTTTAGATGCTAAAGCAGAACAGATGTTACCATTTGGATTACCAAGATTAGATCACTATAAAAATAAACATATAAGTCATGAGCATTCTAAAAAAATGGCTTTATATGCGCCAACATATAGAGACTATACGACTGACATCCATACAATAGATAAAAATGAATTTGAACAGATGTGTCCTAACTATGAACTTATAACTAAATTACATCCGAGCATTAAAAACTATGATTCAGACGAAAGAGATATACAAGAATTGGTTGAAATGGCAGATGTTATTATTACAGATTATAGTTCACTAAGTATTGAAGCTTCTATATTAAATAAACCGATTGTATTTTATTGTTATGATGAAGAAAAGTATGATGAAATGAGAGGTTTAAATAAACATTATTATGAAATGACAAAAGAGAATAAAGCATATGATCTAGACACACTTTATAAACTGGTCAATCAAAGTAAGCTTAATAATGAAATTAAACCGATGTGGCATCAATATACGAACTTTGATGCTACAAAAAAACTAATTGATTTTATAAACAAAGGAGCTTAA
- a CDS encoding acyltransferase family protein produces the protein MNKNMISIERKFRPEIEGLRIIAALLVAIYHIWFGKVSGGVDVFFVVSGFLITTSIISTINKTGEFKFWPYISKLMKRLFPLAFIIILVILILSIFFLPSTIFDKTIKEVISSMFYYQNWQLAISNTDYLDANQMKSPLEHYWAMSIQGQFYIIWFLLFTGILFLIKKYNLSNGKRLVNVVLGVIFVASFAYSVYLTEVNQPLAYFITFTRVWEFALGGLLCINLSRIKISNFAAEIIGWIGLIGLILTGALFDVSTMFPGYIALWPMTCALLIILSGNKETKYGVKNFLSMPIMIKLGGVSFGIYLWHWVLLSFYKYNISETPGIISGVLIIALSIVLSFITTKYVEAPIRNAEFNKVAFKKIGIIALANIILIAALFSYNAYVKMSDDKELASKDYPGALAAISKGKIKENDPKPEFANVFDDLPESHLDDTNQGLKKSDLKIGTYGKKKNYKATIALVGSSHSEHWLGAVIEAAKENDYRVINITRSGTRFSTGYEDDSLKGQWVKNVENYLKKSNDIDLVLSHVTAADSNSDKIQQQMVDELLKVKTDYDINVMAIRDIPRYEFSVSEELEKSGEKETIKLMNKANNQQDESYWKKLAKTNKDLPKFDPTEYFKVNGEYRPTIGNIVVYRDMDHMTNTYSESFGPILSKEIKDVVKK, from the coding sequence ATGAATAAAAATATGATTAGTATAGAAAGAAAATTTCGTCCCGAAATAGAAGGATTACGTATTATAGCAGCGTTATTAGTAGCTATTTATCACATTTGGTTTGGTAAAGTATCTGGTGGAGTTGATGTTTTCTTCGTGGTATCTGGATTTTTAATCACGACATCTATCATATCCACTATTAACAAAACTGGGGAATTTAAGTTTTGGCCATACATATCTAAGTTAATGAAGAGGTTATTCCCTCTGGCATTTATAATAATATTAGTCATACTAATATTAAGTATTTTCTTCCTTCCATCGACAATTTTTGATAAAACAATTAAAGAAGTAATTTCATCGATGTTCTATTATCAAAATTGGCAATTAGCTATAAGTAATACAGATTACTTAGATGCTAATCAAATGAAGAGTCCTCTTGAACATTATTGGGCAATGTCTATTCAAGGGCAATTTTACATTATCTGGTTCCTATTATTTACGGGAATTTTGTTCTTAATTAAAAAGTATAATTTATCGAATGGTAAAAGACTGGTAAACGTAGTTTTAGGAGTTATATTCGTTGCGTCATTTGCGTATTCTGTTTATTTAACTGAAGTTAACCAACCATTAGCTTATTTTATTACTTTTACGAGAGTATGGGAGTTTGCATTAGGCGGTTTACTTTGTATTAATTTAAGCCGAATTAAAATATCGAATTTTGCTGCTGAAATAATAGGATGGATTGGTCTAATTGGATTGATTTTAACAGGTGCATTATTTGATGTATCCACAATGTTCCCAGGATATATAGCGTTATGGCCGATGACTTGTGCATTACTTATCATTTTATCTGGAAATAAGGAGACAAAGTATGGTGTTAAAAACTTCTTATCTATGCCAATCATGATAAAATTAGGTGGCGTTTCATTCGGTATTTATTTATGGCACTGGGTTTTACTATCTTTCTATAAATATAATATATCTGAAACACCAGGTATTATTTCAGGTGTACTTATAATTGCGTTGTCAATTGTACTATCATTTATTACTACTAAATATGTTGAAGCACCAATTAGAAATGCGGAATTTAATAAAGTTGCATTTAAGAAAATTGGTATTATTGCACTTGCAAATATTATATTGATTGCTGCTTTATTTTCATATAATGCGTACGTCAAAATGTCAGATGATAAAGAACTTGCGAGCAAAGATTATCCTGGAGCTTTAGCAGCAATTTCTAAAGGTAAAATAAAAGAAAATGATCCAAAACCTGAATTCGCAAACGTATTTGATGATCTTCCTGAATCACATTTAGATGATACGAACCAAGGTTTGAAAAAATCTGATTTAAAAATAGGTACTTACGGAAAGAAAAAGAATTATAAAGCAACAATAGCATTAGTAGGTAGTTCACATTCAGAACATTGGTTAGGAGCAGTTATAGAAGCTGCTAAAGAGAATGACTATAGAGTTATTAATATAACAAGATCAGGAACAAGATTCTCTACTGGATATGAAGATGATTCATTAAAAGGACAATGGGTAAAAAATGTAGAAAACTATTTGAAAAAATCAAATGATATTGATTTAGTTTTATCACATGTCACGGCAGCAGATTCTAATAGTGACAAAATTCAACAACAAATGGTTGATGAATTATTAAAAGTTAAGACTGATTATGATATCAATGTCATGGCAATAAGAGATATACCAAGATATGAATTCAGTGTATCTGAAGAACTAGAGAAGTCTGGTGAAAAAGAAACTATTAAATTGATGAATAAAGCTAATAACCAACAAGATGAATCATATTGGAAAAAATTAGCTAAAACCAATAAAGACTTACCAAAATTCGATCCTACTGAATACTTTAAAGTTAACGGTGAATATAGACCAACAATAGGTAATATTGTTGTATATAGAGATATGGACCATATGACCAATACTTATTCAGAATCATTTGGACCAATCTTAAGTAAAGAAATTAAAGATGTAGTGAAAAAATAA